One window of the Paenibacillus beijingensis genome contains the following:
- a CDS encoding AAA family ATPase, giving the protein MYLRSLEILRDERSRPDGYPFSIPAVKALDSLSFRTNVTFFVGENGSGKSTILEAIAYQCGFHTAGGGRNNVYDVDASHSALGDCIRLSWLPKITNGFFLRAETFYHFASHLDTLPESLKYYGGRSLHEQSHGEAFLSLFQHRFGKKAIYLLDEPEAALSPARQLALLRIIKELENEAQFIIATHSPILLGYPDAQIFNFDVQPAGEIRYEDTMHYIVTRRFLENRKTVLKELFEE; this is encoded by the coding sequence ATGTACTTACGAAGCCTGGAGATTTTGAGGGATGAGCGTTCGCGCCCGGACGGCTATCCGTTTTCCATACCCGCAGTCAAGGCGCTGGATTCGCTTTCGTTTCGCACGAACGTCACTTTTTTTGTAGGGGAGAACGGCTCCGGCAAATCGACGATTCTGGAAGCGATTGCGTATCAATGCGGTTTTCATACGGCTGGAGGAGGGAGGAATAACGTCTATGACGTAGACGCTTCCCATTCCGCTTTGGGAGACTGTATCCGGCTTTCGTGGCTGCCCAAAATCACAAACGGTTTTTTTCTGAGAGCGGAAACCTTTTATCACTTCGCCTCGCATCTGGACACGCTGCCGGAAAGCTTGAAATATTACGGGGGGCGTTCCTTGCATGAGCAATCGCATGGGGAAGCGTTTCTTTCTCTTTTTCAGCACCGCTTTGGAAAAAAGGCGATCTATTTGCTCGACGAGCCGGAGGCTGCTCTTTCGCCGGCAAGACAGCTCGCCCTGCTGCGAATCATCAAAGAGTTGGAGAACGAAGCGCAATTCATTATCGCCACGCACTCTCCGATTTTACTCGGCTATCCGGATGCGCAAATCTTCAATTTTGATGTTCAGCCGGCAGGGGAGATTCGGTACGAAGATACGATGCACTATATCGTGACCCGGCGCTTTCTCGAAAACAGGAAGACGGTTTTGAAGGAATTGTTTGAGGAATGA
- the sdaAB gene encoding L-serine ammonia-lyase, iron-sulfur-dependent subunit beta, which produces MRFKHVFSIIGPVMVGPSSSHTAGAVRIGRVARQLLGRVPEQAVITLHGSFAETYSGHGTDLALVGGLLDFDTDDERIPDAFAEADKAGLSYELRTGAGMSPHPNFVEISAIAGGNEITISGASIGGGNIEIHSMNGFAAGFSGYYPTIVISHDDQVGVLASITGAVSSAGLNIGFMNVDRKERSGAAMTVLECDRRPDGALLEALACLPHIGGATVIDLT; this is translated from the coding sequence ATGCGGTTCAAACATGTATTTTCCATTATCGGTCCGGTTATGGTTGGACCGTCGAGTTCTCATACAGCCGGGGCGGTTCGCATCGGTCGTGTCGCCCGGCAGCTGCTCGGACGTGTGCCGGAGCAGGCCGTTATTACGCTGCACGGTTCCTTCGCAGAAACATATTCGGGCCACGGCACGGATTTGGCGCTCGTCGGAGGACTGCTTGATTTCGACACTGATGACGAAAGAATTCCGGACGCTTTCGCGGAGGCAGACAAGGCGGGGCTAAGCTATGAGCTGCGGACGGGCGCGGGAATGAGTCCTCATCCCAACTTCGTCGAGATTTCGGCGATCGCTGGCGGCAATGAGATTACGATAAGCGGCGCCTCCATCGGCGGAGGCAATATCGAGATTCATTCGATGAACGGTTTCGCCGCGGGCTTCTCCGGCTATTATCCGACGATTGTCATCTCTCACGACGATCAGGTCGGCGTTCTGGCCTCTATAACCGGAGCTGTCAGCAGCGCAGGATTGAACATCGGCTTTATGAACGTTGACCGCAAGGAAAGAAGCGGGGCGGCGATGACGGTGCTCGAATGCGACCGTAGACCGGACGGAGCGCTGCTCGAAGCCCTAGCCTGCCTGCCGCATATCGGCGGGGCGACCGTCATCGATCTGACCTGA
- the gcvH gene encoding glycine cleavage system protein GcvH, which yields MSEVKAGLGYSEEHEWAEARGNLVRIGITDFAQSQLGDIVFVEFPETGAVLEADAPMGTIESVKTVSDLFSPVSGTVVMINEALLNSPENVNSDPYGEGWIVEVEVDGDAAEVVAALLSAEQYEAFISGK from the coding sequence ATGAGTGAAGTTAAAGCGGGCCTTGGATATTCGGAGGAGCATGAATGGGCGGAAGCCAGAGGAAACCTGGTTCGGATCGGCATTACCGATTTCGCGCAAAGCCAGTTGGGAGATATCGTGTTCGTCGAATTTCCGGAGACAGGTGCCGTTCTTGAGGCGGACGCACCGATGGGGACGATCGAATCGGTCAAAACCGTATCCGACCTATTTAGTCCGGTCAGCGGAACGGTGGTTATGATAAACGAGGCGCTGCTGAATTCGCCGGAGAATGTGAACTCGGACCCCTACGGGGAAGGTTGGATCGTCGAGGTCGAGGTGGACGGGGACGCCGCAGAAGTGGTGGCAGCTCTGCTCAGCGCCGAACAATACGAGGCCTTCATCTCGGGCAAATAA
- the glyA gene encoding serine hydroxymethyltransferase, with the protein MSLQTYDPDIHAAVNRERERQLKTLELIASENIVSPEVMEAMGSELTNKYAEGYPGKRYYGGCEYVDEAETLAIERAKALFGAAYANVQPHSGAQANTAVLFHLLEPGDKLMGMNLYQGGHLTHGSPVSLSGKWFDVVSYGVDEITHRIDYDQVEAIARKEKPRLIIAGASAYPRLIDFAKFKEIADLVHAKLMVDMAHIAGLVAAGLHPSPFPHADVVTSTTHKTLRGPRGGLLLTDDEDMAKGLNKAIFPGIQGGPLMHVIAAKAVCFREALEPSFTAYAKRVVSNAGTLAQTLTEEGATLVSGGTDNHLLLIDVRPWGLTGKEAEALLGQVGITVNKNTIPGETASPFVTSGIRIGTPALTTRGMGEKEMKQLGRCIADALKHRNDPFTAAKVREQTAALAASFPLFTREIKE; encoded by the coding sequence TTGAGTTTGCAAACGTACGATCCTGATATCCATGCGGCCGTTAACCGCGAGCGCGAAAGACAATTGAAGACGCTGGAGTTGATTGCCTCGGAGAATATTGTCAGTCCGGAAGTCATGGAAGCGATGGGGTCCGAGCTGACGAACAAATATGCCGAGGGTTATCCCGGCAAACGGTATTACGGAGGCTGCGAGTATGTGGACGAAGCGGAAACGCTTGCGATCGAACGGGCCAAGGCGCTGTTCGGCGCAGCCTACGCCAACGTCCAGCCGCATTCCGGGGCGCAGGCGAATACCGCAGTTCTGTTTCATCTTCTTGAGCCCGGAGACAAGCTGATGGGCATGAACCTCTACCAGGGAGGACATCTGACGCACGGCAGTCCGGTCAGCCTTTCGGGCAAATGGTTCGACGTCGTGTCCTACGGCGTCGACGAGATCACCCATCGCATCGATTACGATCAGGTCGAAGCGATCGCCCGAAAGGAGAAGCCCCGCCTTATCATCGCCGGGGCGAGCGCCTATCCCCGCCTGATCGACTTCGCCAAATTCAAGGAGATCGCCGATCTTGTCCACGCGAAACTGATGGTTGACATGGCGCACATAGCCGGATTGGTGGCGGCTGGCCTGCATCCGTCTCCGTTCCCGCACGCCGACGTTGTGACGAGCACGACGCACAAGACGCTGCGCGGGCCGCGCGGGGGGCTTTTGCTGACCGACGACGAGGATATGGCCAAAGGGCTGAACAAGGCCATTTTTCCCGGTATCCAAGGCGGTCCGCTCATGCACGTCATAGCGGCGAAGGCCGTTTGCTTCCGAGAGGCGCTTGAGCCTTCCTTTACGGCATACGCCAAGAGGGTTGTCAGCAACGCCGGCACATTGGCACAGACGCTGACAGAGGAAGGGGCGACGCTCGTATCGGGCGGGACCGACAATCATCTTCTGCTGATCGACGTCCGTCCGTGGGGGCTGACCGGGAAGGAAGCGGAAGCGCTGCTCGGGCAGGTCGGCATCACCGTCAACAAAAACACAATTCCCGGTGAAACGGCAAGTCCGTTCGTCACAAGCGGCATCCGCATCGGTACGCCGGCGCTGACGACCCGGGGTATGGGGGAGAAGGAGATGAAGCAGCTCGGCCGCTGTATCGCGGATGCGCTGAAGCACCGCAACGATCCGTTCACGGCAGCAAAGGTCAGAGAGCAAACGGCCGCACTTGCGGCGTCTTTTCCGCTCTTCACAAGGGAAATAAAGGAATGA
- the sdaAA gene encoding L-serine ammonia-lyase, iron-sulfur-dependent, subunit alpha, with product MNFRTLNDISNLCRRESLSIAELMIAEQAKETGEPPDKIVRQMADYYEVMKRAVRKGLEGGASSRSGLVGGDGRKVLGHVAAGEPSVGDWTGKAMAYALAVSEVNASMGRIVATPTAGSCGIIPGVFVSSQERFGWEDGKLVNGLFCAGAIGYVIANNSFISGAEGGCQAEIGSAIGMAAGALVELRGGSPEQAVHAVGLALKNTLGLICDPVAGLVEVPCIVRNGLGAVNALAAADMALAGVRSVIPSDEVIGVMLEVGSKMPGEHRETALGGLAQTPTGRKLTEQIKAAKPPFG from the coding sequence ATGAATTTTCGTACTCTTAATGATATTTCGAACCTGTGCCGCAGGGAGTCACTCTCGATCGCCGAGCTCATGATCGCCGAGCAGGCGAAGGAGACCGGGGAGCCGCCGGATAAGATCGTGCGCCAGATGGCCGATTATTATGAAGTTATGAAGAGAGCGGTTCGCAAAGGGCTCGAGGGCGGCGCCTCGTCGCGGAGCGGGCTCGTCGGGGGCGACGGGCGCAAGGTGCTCGGGCATGTTGCCGCCGGCGAGCCTTCCGTCGGGGATTGGACCGGCAAGGCGATGGCGTACGCGCTGGCGGTATCCGAGGTCAACGCCTCGATGGGGCGCATCGTTGCGACACCAACCGCAGGTTCCTGCGGCATCATTCCCGGTGTGTTCGTCAGCTCCCAAGAGCGCTTCGGCTGGGAAGACGGGAAGCTCGTGAACGGCTTGTTCTGCGCCGGGGCGATCGGCTATGTCATCGCCAACAACTCGTTCATCTCCGGTGCGGAAGGCGGCTGCCAGGCGGAGATCGGCTCCGCCATCGGCATGGCGGCGGGCGCGCTCGTCGAGCTGCGCGGCGGGAGCCCAGAGCAGGCGGTTCATGCCGTCGGTCTCGCGCTCAAAAATACGCTCGGGCTAATCTGTGATCCTGTTGCCGGGCTTGTCGAGGTTCCCTGCATCGTCCGCAACGGCCTGGGCGCAGTAAACGCGCTGGCGGCGGCAGATATGGCGCTTGCCGGGGTGCGAAGCGTCATTCCTTCGGACGAGGTGATCGGCGTCATGCTGGAGGTTGGCTCGAAGATGCCGGGCGAACACCGTGAAACGGCGCTCGGCGGCCTGGCCCAAACGCCAACCGGTCGCAAGCTGACGGAACAGATCAAGGCAGCCAAGCCACCATTTGGTTAG
- the gcvPB gene encoding aminomethyl-transferring glycine dehydrogenase subunit GcvPB — MSTTTTTITTQTSITAAAAKTDKALIFELSKPGRIAYSLPPCDVPEAAPGEYIPTAMLRKKPAQLPEVYEVDVIRHYTELSRRNFGVDNGFYPLGSCTMKYNPKINEDTARFSGFAKIHPYQPEESIQGALELLYTLQNDLAALTGMDQVTLQPAAGAHGEWTGLMMIRAYHESRGESRTKVIVPDSSHGTNPASATVAGFETITIKSNERGMVDLDALRSAVGSDTAALMLTNPSTLGLFEEQIEEIAAIVHEAGGLLYYDGANSNAIMGITRPGDMGFDVVHLNLHKTMSTPHGGGGPGAGPVGVKSKLIPYLPKPIVSRREDGTYYFDYDRPESIGRVKAFYGNFGILVRAYTYIRTYGPEGLRRVSECAVLNANYMMHRLAPHYEIPYPGVCKHEFVMSGRGLKKYGVRTLDVAKRLLDFGYHPPTIYFPLNVEECIMIEPTETESKETLDGFIDTMIRIAEEARTNPEFILNAPYNTVVKRLDETTAARKPVLNCACV; from the coding sequence ATGAGTACGACTACGACTACCATTACGACTCAAACTTCAATTACAGCTGCGGCTGCAAAAACGGATAAAGCGCTCATCTTCGAATTAAGCAAGCCCGGCCGCATAGCCTACTCGCTTCCGCCCTGCGACGTGCCGGAGGCAGCGCCAGGCGAATATATTCCGACCGCCATGTTGAGGAAGAAGCCCGCTCAGCTGCCGGAGGTTTATGAAGTCGACGTGATCCGTCATTACACCGAGCTGTCCCGCCGCAATTTCGGAGTCGACAACGGTTTCTATCCGCTAGGGTCCTGTACGATGAAGTACAATCCAAAGATTAATGAAGATACGGCCCGCTTCAGCGGCTTCGCCAAAATCCATCCTTACCAGCCGGAAGAGAGCATCCAAGGCGCGCTTGAGCTGCTGTATACGCTTCAGAACGACCTGGCGGCGTTGACCGGAATGGATCAGGTGACGCTTCAGCCCGCTGCAGGCGCGCACGGTGAATGGACGGGGCTTATGATGATCCGCGCCTATCATGAAAGCCGCGGCGAGAGTCGCACCAAGGTCATCGTTCCCGACTCCTCGCACGGAACGAATCCCGCCAGCGCCACCGTCGCCGGCTTTGAGACGATCACGATCAAGTCGAACGAACGGGGCATGGTCGATTTGGATGCGCTCCGCTCGGCGGTCGGCAGCGATACCGCTGCGCTTATGCTGACCAACCCGAGCACGCTTGGGTTGTTCGAGGAGCAGATCGAAGAGATCGCTGCAATCGTGCATGAAGCGGGCGGACTTCTGTACTATGACGGCGCGAACTCAAATGCCATCATGGGCATTACGAGGCCAGGCGATATGGGCTTCGACGTCGTCCACCTGAATTTGCACAAGACGATGAGCACCCCGCACGGCGGCGGAGGTCCCGGAGCCGGGCCAGTCGGCGTAAAGAGCAAACTAATCCCTTATTTGCCGAAGCCGATTGTCAGCCGCCGGGAGGACGGAACGTACTACTTCGATTACGACCGCCCCGAGTCTATTGGCCGGGTGAAAGCGTTCTACGGCAACTTCGGCATTCTCGTACGCGCGTACACGTATATCCGCACGTACGGCCCGGAAGGACTTCGCCGGGTATCCGAGTGCGCCGTCCTGAATGCCAACTATATGATGCACCGGCTTGCTCCGCATTATGAAATCCCATATCCCGGCGTATGCAAGCACGAATTCGTCATGTCGGGCCGCGGCCTGAAGAAATATGGCGTCCGGACGCTCGACGTGGCCAAACGGCTGCTCGACTTCGGCTACCACCCGCCAACCATCTACTTCCCGCTTAACGTCGAGGAATGCATCATGATCGAGCCGACCGAGACCGAGAGCAAGGAAACGCTCGACGGCTTCATCGATACGATGATCCGAATCGCCGAGGAAGCGAGAACAAATCCGGAGTTTATCTTGAACGCTCCGTACAACACGGTCGTGAAAAGACTCGACGAAACGACAGCGGCGCGCAAGCCGGTTCTGAACTGCGCCTGCGTTTAA
- a CDS encoding IS3 family transposase — translation MHVSSYTALSACINEYITFYNSESYRWTLKRMTPDEFRSHHTAA, via the coding sequence CTGCACGTCAGTTCGTACACGGCCCTGAGTGCATGCATTAACGAATATATAACGTTTTACAATTCCGAAAGCTATCGATGGACATTAAAAAGGATGACTCCTGATGAATTCAGAAGTCATCACACGGCTGCTTAA
- the gcvT gene encoding glycine cleavage system aminomethyltransferase GcvT, whose protein sequence is MTKLKRTPLYPLYADYPGVRCIDFGGWELPVQFSGIQKEHDAVRQQAGLFDVSHMGEIKVTGQFAEAFLQMMTTNDVTKLSNGQAQYTLMCYPDGGVVDDLLVYRLTADQYMLVVNASNIDKDFDWLREHLIGDVVLENISDELALLALQGPKASAIMDALGAEPAVGELLPFHFTADVSIAGVKTLVSRTGYTGEDGFEIYVPASRAADVWNALLAAGEPLGLVLAGLGARDTLRFEARLPLYGQELSNTITPLEAGVGFFVKLSQDNFIGRDALLKQKAEGVPRKLVGIEMIDRGIPRPQYPVYANGKVIGEVTTGTQSPTLKRNLGLALIAADYAGPGTELWVEIRGKRLKAQVVRAPFYKRLPKE, encoded by the coding sequence ATGACTAAACTTAAACGAACCCCGCTTTACCCGCTCTACGCCGATTATCCCGGCGTCCGATGCATCGACTTCGGCGGCTGGGAGCTTCCCGTTCAATTCTCGGGCATTCAGAAGGAGCATGACGCCGTGCGGCAGCAGGCCGGTCTGTTCGATGTCTCCCACATGGGGGAGATCAAGGTGACCGGGCAATTCGCGGAAGCTTTCCTGCAAATGATGACGACGAACGATGTAACGAAGCTCTCGAACGGCCAGGCGCAGTACACGCTTATGTGCTATCCGGACGGAGGCGTCGTCGATGATTTGCTCGTGTACCGGCTCACGGCCGACCAGTACATGCTCGTAGTGAACGCCTCTAATATCGACAAAGACTTTGATTGGCTGCGCGAGCATCTGATCGGGGATGTTGTACTCGAGAATATCTCCGATGAGTTGGCGCTGCTCGCCCTGCAGGGTCCGAAAGCGTCCGCCATTATGGATGCGCTGGGGGCAGAGCCGGCTGTTGGCGAACTTCTTCCTTTCCATTTCACCGCCGATGTCTCCATTGCAGGCGTGAAGACGCTTGTCTCACGAACGGGCTACACCGGTGAGGACGGCTTCGAGATTTACGTACCGGCGTCTCGCGCCGCTGACGTCTGGAACGCTCTGCTCGCGGCGGGCGAACCGCTCGGGCTCGTGCTGGCAGGACTTGGCGCCAGAGACACGCTTCGCTTCGAGGCGCGCCTGCCGCTGTATGGTCAAGAGCTTTCGAATACGATTACCCCGCTTGAGGCGGGCGTCGGCTTCTTCGTGAAGCTCTCCCAAGACAACTTTATCGGCCGTGACGCACTGCTGAAACAGAAAGCCGAAGGCGTGCCGCGCAAGCTCGTCGGTATTGAGATGATCGACCGCGGCATCCCCCGTCCCCAATATCCCGTCTATGCGAACGGCAAAGTGATCGGCGAAGTGACGACGGGCACCCAATCTCCGACGCTTAAGCGCAATCTCGGCCTTGCCCTGATCGCTGCCGATTACGCCGGGCCAGGCACCGAGCTCTGGGTGGAAATACGCGGGAAACGGCTGAAGGCACAAGTCGTCAGGGCGCCATTTTATAAAAGACTTCCGAAGGAGTGA
- the lipA gene encoding lipoyl synthase, whose protein sequence is MRSMSQTRERKPEWLKISLNTRDNFQEIRGMMRDRKLHTVCEEARCPNIFECWSQRTATFMILGKICTRACRFCAVTSGLPTELDLEEPQQVAQSVKEMGLNHVVITSVARDDLNDHGASMFAATIRAVRESNPLTNVEVLVPDFGGAAERLAVVLEAGPDVLNHNLETVSRLSDKVRAKAKYDRSLSVLRQAKALRPGQVTKSGLMVGLGETKEELIEAMTDLRAAGCDIVTIGQYLQPSLKHMEVSRYYHPSEFAELKEAGKALGFAHVEAGPLVRSSYHALEQAEHAKAASGVIV, encoded by the coding sequence GTGCGGAGCATGTCGCAAACCAGAGAACGCAAGCCGGAATGGCTGAAGATATCACTGAACACCAGGGACAATTTTCAAGAGATCCGGGGAATGATGCGCGATCGCAAGCTCCACACCGTTTGCGAAGAGGCGAGGTGCCCGAACATTTTCGAGTGCTGGAGCCAGCGCACGGCCACCTTCATGATTTTGGGAAAAATCTGCACGCGAGCCTGCCGCTTTTGCGCCGTAACCTCCGGGCTGCCGACGGAGCTCGACCTGGAGGAGCCGCAGCAGGTTGCACAATCCGTCAAAGAGATGGGGCTTAATCACGTCGTCATTACGTCCGTAGCCCGCGATGACCTGAACGATCACGGCGCGTCCATGTTCGCGGCGACGATACGGGCGGTAAGGGAGAGCAATCCGCTGACGAACGTCGAGGTGCTCGTTCCGGACTTCGGCGGCGCGGCGGAGAGGCTGGCGGTCGTGCTGGAAGCCGGGCCTGACGTGCTGAACCACAATCTGGAGACGGTCAGCCGCCTCTCGGATAAAGTGCGCGCCAAGGCAAAATATGACCGTTCCCTGTCCGTGCTGCGGCAAGCAAAGGCGCTTCGTCCCGGTCAAGTGACGAAATCCGGCCTTATGGTCGGGCTTGGAGAGACGAAGGAGGAGCTGATCGAAGCGATGACGGATCTACGGGCGGCGGGCTGTGACATTGTGACGATCGGGCAGTATTTGCAGCCGTCTCTGAAGCATATGGAGGTTAGCCGCTATTACCATCCGTCGGAGTTCGCCGAGCTGAAGGAAGCCGGGAAGGCGCTCGGGTTCGCACACGTCGAGGCGGGGCCGCTCGTACGCAGCTCTTACCACGCCCTCGAGCAGGCGGAACATGCCAAAGCAGCCTCCGGTGTTATCGTTTAG
- a CDS encoding VOC family protein — protein sequence MKIKLTSVFVDDQDKALKFYTEVLGFVKKREIPLGEAKFLTVVSPEAPDEVELLLEPNGNPASMAYQKAIFEQGIPAAAFVVEDIRHEYERMTKLGVAFRGEPKKTGPVTIAVLDDTCGNLIQLYQV from the coding sequence ATGAAGATTAAACTGACCAGTGTATTTGTGGACGATCAGGACAAAGCCCTCAAGTTTTATACGGAAGTGCTCGGTTTTGTGAAGAAAAGGGAGATTCCGCTGGGGGAAGCCAAATTTTTGACCGTTGTCTCGCCCGAAGCGCCGGACGAGGTCGAGCTGCTGCTTGAGCCAAACGGCAACCCGGCGTCCATGGCCTATCAAAAAGCCATTTTTGAGCAGGGGATTCCCGCCGCGGCATTTGTTGTTGAAGATATTAGGCACGAGTACGAACGGATGACAAAGCTGGGCGTGGCGTTTCGCGGGGAGCCGAAGAAAACGGGACCGGTAACGATTGCCGTATTGGACGATACTTGCGGCAACCTTATTCAGCTCTATCAGGTCTAA
- the gcvPA gene encoding aminomethyl-transferring glycine dehydrogenase subunit GcvPA: MANKHRYIPITEQDQADMLKTIGAQTIEDLFRDIPEAIRYRGVLPMSPALDEFSLLEHMKEMAGRNADTDRYASFLGAGIYDHHIPVVINHMISRSEFYTAYTPYQPEISQGELQAIFEFQSYICELTGMAVANASMYDGVTALSEAGALASGATKRRQLVISRTVHPEARETVRTMARGLNLEVVEVGYANGVTDLGALKAAVTGDTAAVLVQSPNFFGCVEDIAAIEPIIHGVKGLLVVSANPMSLGLLEPPGKLGADIVVGDAQPLGISQSLGGPTCGFFAVAEPLMRRMPGRIVGQTTDIDGNRGFVLTLQAREQHIRREKATSNICSNQALLALCVSIYLSTMGKEGLREAANLNLQKAHYAARQLAEQRGFKLPFSAPFFNEFVVRLPEGTSVKEINLELLKAGFLSGYDLGIPYPELKGHMLVAVTEKRTKDEIDRFASRLGELA, from the coding sequence GTGGCCAACAAACACCGCTACATCCCGATAACCGAACAGGACCAGGCCGACATGCTGAAGACGATCGGCGCACAAACGATTGAAGACCTGTTCCGCGACATACCGGAGGCGATTCGTTACCGCGGCGTCCTGCCGATGTCTCCCGCTCTCGATGAGTTCTCGCTGCTTGAGCATATGAAGGAAATGGCCGGCCGTAACGCCGATACGGATCGCTACGCCAGCTTCCTGGGCGCCGGCATCTACGATCACCATATTCCGGTCGTCATTAATCATATGATCTCCAGATCTGAATTTTATACCGCCTATACGCCGTATCAGCCCGAAATCAGTCAAGGGGAGCTTCAGGCAATCTTCGAATTCCAGTCCTATATCTGCGAGCTGACTGGGATGGCCGTCGCCAACGCCAGCATGTACGACGGCGTGACGGCGCTGTCCGAAGCCGGCGCTCTGGCGAGCGGCGCGACGAAGCGCAGGCAGCTCGTTATCTCGCGCACCGTCCACCCGGAAGCACGCGAGACCGTACGTACGATGGCCCGCGGCCTGAACCTGGAGGTTGTCGAGGTCGGCTACGCGAATGGCGTGACGGATCTTGGCGCGTTGAAGGCGGCTGTAACCGGCGATACGGCAGCCGTGCTCGTTCAATCGCCGAACTTCTTCGGCTGTGTCGAAGATATTGCCGCGATCGAGCCGATCATTCACGGCGTCAAAGGGCTGCTCGTCGTCAGCGCGAACCCGATGTCGCTAGGCCTGCTTGAACCGCCCGGCAAGCTCGGCGCCGACATTGTCGTCGGCGATGCGCAGCCGCTTGGCATCTCCCAATCGCTTGGCGGTCCGACCTGCGGCTTCTTCGCGGTCGCCGAGCCGCTGATGCGCCGGATGCCCGGCCGGATCGTCGGCCAGACGACTGATATCGACGGCAATCGCGGCTTCGTATTAACACTGCAAGCGCGGGAACAGCATATCCGACGCGAGAAAGCCACGTCGAACATCTGCTCCAATCAGGCGCTGCTCGCTCTGTGCGTCTCGATCTACCTTTCGACGATGGGCAAGGAAGGGTTGCGTGAAGCCGCTAACCTAAACTTGCAGAAAGCGCACTACGCTGCCCGCCAGTTGGCCGAGCAGCGCGGCTTCAAGCTGCCTTTTTCCGCGCCGTTCTTCAACGAATTCGTCGTTCGGCTGCCGGAGGGAACTTCCGTGAAGGAGATCAACCTGGAGCTTCTTAAGGCTGGCTTCCTCAGCGGCTACGACCTGGGAATCCCTTATCCGGAGCTTAAAGGCCATATGCTGGTCGCCGTCACCGAGAAACGGACCAAGGACGAAATCGATCGTTTTGCAAGCAGATTGGGGGAACTGGCATGA
- a CDS encoding MFS transporter: MPINITAIVLFYMIFYMNNAVYATFIPLYFQQIGFTPSQIGTLLSLGPLIAIMAQPVWGTLSDRAKTKNSVLLLMLAGSGVSMLLYPLSAQFGYVFAMIGLFMFFSSSIAAVGDAITLETLDKRKSGDFSRIRLGGTIGFAVMSVLFGFIATQHINLLFPVNAAILGVSFLLVLRFPAVKGHQSQGRKMHLLVLFRNRKLVLYLTLNFILNITLGYYYSFFPLYFKELGGDSSWLGWSMLISSLSEIPFLLFSAFLFKRINVSYILLGAGAAAALRWYLFSVIHDPYWVFPIQLLHGAIFIVLSVTMAIVINREVPNELKASGQTFNALLSLGIARIIGSLVGGVASEAFGMRNVFFYNSLVALACIAVFAAVFQTQTRRESRLADN; the protein is encoded by the coding sequence ATGCCGATCAATATTACAGCTATCGTGTTATTCTATATGATCTTCTACATGAATAATGCGGTATACGCAACCTTTATTCCGCTCTATTTTCAACAGATCGGGTTTACTCCGTCGCAAATCGGCACACTGCTCAGTCTGGGGCCTCTTATTGCGATTATGGCGCAGCCGGTTTGGGGAACGCTGAGCGACAGAGCCAAGACGAAAAACAGCGTTCTCCTCCTTATGCTCGCCGGCAGCGGAGTTTCGATGCTCCTGTATCCGCTCTCCGCCCAGTTCGGTTACGTGTTCGCGATGATCGGTTTGTTCATGTTTTTTTCATCATCCATCGCCGCCGTTGGAGATGCCATCACGCTCGAGACGCTGGACAAGCGCAAATCGGGCGATTTCAGCCGGATCCGGCTCGGAGGCACAATCGGGTTCGCCGTCATGTCCGTCTTGTTCGGATTTATCGCCACCCAACACATTAATCTGCTGTTTCCGGTCAATGCGGCGATCCTGGGCGTCAGCTTCCTGCTGGTTCTCCGTTTTCCCGCCGTTAAGGGACATCAGTCGCAGGGCCGGAAAATGCATCTGCTTGTCCTGTTCCGCAACCGCAAGCTCGTTCTCTATTTAACGCTCAACTTTATTCTGAACATTACGCTGGGCTACTATTACTCCTTTTTCCCGCTCTATTTCAAAGAACTCGGCGGCGACAGCTCTTGGCTGGGGTGGTCGATGCTCATCTCTTCGCTCAGTGAAATTCCGTTTCTGTTGTTTTCGGCCTTCCTTTTCAAACGGATCAACGTGTCCTACATATTGCTCGGGGCCGGAGCCGCCGCCGCGCTGCGGTGGTATCTGTTCTCGGTCATCCACGACCCTTACTGGGTTTTTCCGATTCAGCTGCTGCACGGCGCAATATTTATCGTGCTTTCCGTCACGATGGCTATCGTCATCAACCGGGAAGTGCCGAATGAGCTGAAGGCAAGCGGCCAAACGTTCAACGCGCTGCTCAGCCTCGGCATTGCACGTATTATCGGCAGTCTCGTCGGCGGCGTCGCCAGTGAAGCGTTCGGGATGCGAAACGTTTTTTTCTACAATTCACTCGTTGCGCTGGCCTGTATCGCCGTGTTTGCAGCGGTCTTTCAGACGCAAACCCGCCGCGAAAGCCGTTTGGCGGACAACTGA